The Numenius arquata chromosome 17, bNumArq3.hap1.1, whole genome shotgun sequence genome segment CTCTAGTCTCACTGTATATTACTGTAACAAGTACTCCATGACAATGTACTGGCCTCTGACTTACGATAGCATCGCTCCATGATTTCATATTTGCGTCCTGTGTATTCTGTGCATCCTGTGCTTACTTTATTCACTTAAGTTATGCTACCAAACAAAATCATGCCATATTCTGGTAAATTTGCTGATGTTATTCATTCAGTTTACAAGGCAgattattttgtgaaataaaatcTCCGTCATAAACAAGAAATCTCTGTGCTGTATGTATTTATATCCCAAAAATTCCCTTTTAAGCTTTACCAAGAAGCCTTAAAAAAGTAGAAACAAAGCCAGATTATGCAATGGCCCCATCAAAAGAAACACCATTACTACagctagagaaaaaagaaaccaccagaCTTTTAAAGTCTAAAATAGCAGATCTCTACCAAAGTGTTTTCTTATAATTACACCTTTAAAAAAGTCTCTTCAGTTTAAGTATTAAAATCAATAGTTATTACACTGAATTAGTTTGCATCTGTGGAACAAACAAGTCAAACTGTAATGCCCCAACACAGTTCAGGGCATACACTCATCCTCGCTGTCTACCTAAGACTTTTTTCAGACTGTCTTTCAGCCTGAGCAGTTACTCACTGAATTCATACCCccattttatttaccttttcacTGACTTCGGTATTCCTAATGTTACTGTGATGACTACCGTGTCACCATCTTACTCTACAACTTTACAACACCTGCCATATGCTAAATGTAAACCTGCAACCTTATTTCAGTCGGGTTTCCCTCTCACCCAGAAGATAAAACTCAGCTCTCTCACAGCTGTGCAGCTGAATTGGTTTCACATGGAAATTTCACATTCAAAAATGCCACGACCTTTACATGCCACATCAGATTTCAGAAGTACTAAATCTAGAAGGGCCAGTCTGCCATCTCTGTGTACCTGTTAGATTTATTCTATCTGCTACTGCCCGCTTCAAGTAACATTACCGCCAGATTACTGACAGCCTGCTCTTATCTACTGCACGCAGCCTAGCGCAGAGTTCTGCTTTGAAGGCTGACGACAGCTGTCACACGGTTTGGAAGGAGAAACCACAAAGGTAAAGAACAAATCCACGATTCAGAGATGCAAAGCTAGTGCCCCGATTTCATCCGAACGAAACTCTCGCCGCCAGGGATGGCGCAAGTGCCTCCGAGTTAGCCCAGGCTATCACATCGACACTCTCTCAGGCCAGCATCACCCAAGGCCCCCGGGGCCCTGACACCAGGGTGCACAACCTGCTCTCAGGCTTGCTCCCAGATCAGCATCGCCCGGGTCCCCGGCCCCAGGGCTCACAACCTGCTCTCAGGCCAGCATGGCCCGGGACCCCCAGGGCTCCGAACCCAGGGCTCACAGTCCAGCTATCGCCTGAAGCATGGGTCAGTGCGGCCTGGATGGGCCCGCCGCCCTCAGCGCCGCCTCTGCACAGATGCGGGGGACCCTCCACCGGCCCTCTCCCGCGAGGAAGCAGAGGCGGCTgggcccgcccgcccggggcctGCCAGCCCCCGCGCTCCCCACAGCGACCGCCACGTCCCCCTGCCGCCCACGGGGCCGGGCCTGCCACGTCCCCCCCGCCGCGGCGCAGGATGCTCTCCAGGCCCAAGCTGTCGCCGAGGCCGCCGGGCTGCGGTCCCGCCGGCCTCTCGTTCTCCTTATTCTCCTCCGcgccgccccctcctcctcctgctgctgctgctccgccGCCGCCACGGCCGCCACCTGAGCCCTGCCGCTCCGCCGCCATCTTccgcccgggccgccgccgccgccgcgttgCATCATGGGCCGGGGGAGGAGAAGCACGCGCCAAGGCCATGGCGAGCGCCGCCGCGGGGGCAGGCGGGATAGGGGAGGACccgaggggggcggcgggggggtccCGAGGTGGACCCCAGGAGTGGCCAGTGGGGGCTGTGAACCCCCAGCCGGGACTGGGAGGCGGGGGGCTCATTCACGGTTTAGGtacaccccacctccccccccgaGCTGGATCGGAGCCTCCTGTCCCCCCCGTCCAAGCCGGGCAGCCCGGGGGAGCCTCtccttcacggaatcacggaagtgtcggggttggaagggacctctagagatcatctcgtccaactcccctgctgaatgAAGCAGGACTgactagagcacatcactcaggactgcatcaaggtgggtcttgaagatctccagagaaggggactccacgacctccctgggcagcctgttccagggctctggcaccctcacccgaaagaagtttctcctcatatttgaatggaacttcccatgttccagcttgtgcccgttgccccttgtcctatcactgggaaccactgaaaagagtccggctccatcatccttcaacccaccctttgggtacttgtaaacatagataaggtctcccctcagccttctcttctccaggctgaagagccccagctctttgagcctttcctcataagggaggtgctcccatcccttaatcatcttagttgccctacactggactctctccagtagttccctgtctctcttgaactggggagcccagaactggacgcaatattccagttgtagcctcactagggcagagtagagggggagaatgacctccctcgacctactggccacactcttccctatgcagcccaggatcccattggccctcttggccacaagggcacattgctggctcatggaaagcttgctatccaccaggactcccagatccttctcctcagtagtgctttccagaagatccatccctaacctatattggtgcctggggttcttcctccccaggtgcaggaccctacacttgcccttgttgaacctcattaggttcttctctgcccagctctccagcctgtccaggtcacactggatggcggcacagccctctggagtgtcgggagccctcccagtttggtatcatcagcaaacttgctgaggatacactctgtcccctcgtccaggtcattgatgaatatgttgaacaggactgggccgagtattgacccctgagggacaccactggttacaggcctccaacttgaccctgctccattaattacaaccctctgagttctgtcacacagccagctctcagcacCTTCCTGGGACACCATGGCGGGTGCTGGTCTGGGCAGCACTTTAGGGCAGTGGGTTTAAACTCCCACCGGCCAAGCCCCAGACAAAACCTCCCCCTTCCAGCACGTGTAGGGTGGCAGGGAGCAGCTATTTAAAGTATAAACCCCAAGGGAAGCAGTTAAGACCAGGTCCTCCTGATACCTGAGGCAGATTTTACGcagtttataaatggttaaactgtggagaatcttcttttagagaagaaatgtagctattttagcaaccatcccaaatggtttcaaggacttagtaagataagaaaggatgtctGTGGCCCTGAGAACGTGGTgacctaagacagggatgcaataaatacggacattgtctgacaaacaggtggtagcagggagatcattagttttaatgagcaattaagcagttagaatgttttgccaacatgaaaagtgatccaaaggacaggtgaagaagatgaagattgaggaagaaacaaccCTCACTCAAAATGCGGACCACCAGAAGGCGCAACTAGGCATGCCCCAAACcttattataatatgtaaatgaattcttggaaatgtaatgaatatgctaatgttttcttggaattacattgaATATGTATACCCGTTGTGTagaaatttaatttgacaacagtattcggtgtgcacaataggaggagtgatcccctgtgcacccggcgccgcaatacaGAAcgcctgctttctaaactttaaattgagtcttagaaagATTTATCTGCCGGTTTGCAGTAACACTCCTGGCACGAGGAGTTTAAATATTTGAATCAAGCTTAGAGATACCTCTTTAGGGACAAACACCAAGCTGTTTTCCAAATACCTACTCCCCTAAATACGTGTACAGTTAACACTGAGCGTTACAAGCTGCCCCGAGAGCTGCTCCCACAGGGATGAGCCCCCCCAGACCCGTCCCGGCCAGCCCAGGGCTCGGCCAGCCTTTGGGGCCAGCGGGGCTGGTGTGGGTTTTGCTGCTGCCCTGCTACAACAAGCAGCAATTTTtgctcctctccctttcagagGGCTCAGCGATGAGCCTCTCATTTGTGACTTCAGAgctctctttcacagaatcacatgggcttggaagggacctctggagatgatctagtccaacccccctgccaaagcaggtccacctacagcaggttgcacaggaacgtgtccaggtgggttttgaatgtctccagagacagagactccaccacctctctgggcagcctcttccagggctctgccaccctcaaagtaaagaagttcctcctcacatttagatggattttcttatgttcaagtttgtgcccatttcctcctgtcctgtccctgggcacgactgaaaaaagactggccccatcttcctgacacccatcctttcagtatttataggtgttgatcagatcccccctcagccttctcttctccagactaaaaagacccaagtccctcagccgctcctcataagtgagatgctccaggctcctaatcacctttgtagtcctctgctgttcCTTCTTGTGGACATTAAAgctcaaaggggaaaaagaaaacccaagtcctccagctgcagctttcccctGCAAATCTTTTAAGCGGTTTCTGTCTGCTTTTGGTTTCCACTGCACCTCCCAGGGATCCATTCCCTATCGAAACTGAGCCATGTTTCAGAACGACACTCAATCCACGCAGAGACATGGCAATCAAAGCACGTTTTACCAATGTCTGCTCCTCTCTCATGGCCGTGGTGGTTCAGACAGGCTTGGATGAggctggctgcagcagcacccGCATTCAGATGCCTCAAACACGTGCACATCACACACCAAGGGACCTGCTTCAGTGGCAGAACGGCCGCCGGGTTTAGCACAGGCACGTTTCTGCCATGCCACCTTCCTCATATGCTGGCACAAagctttgctgctcttctggATTCTGTAAGTGGGAGGATAAAACTTTCAACTGCTGGCTGGGTGCATGGattcctgctgcagggctggctctcctcctcccccagggcagagggagaagaggacaACACAAACCTGTGACACCGTATCGAGCGGAGCCTCTGGTGGGAGCCTCGCAGCAAGGTGGTGGGTCTGAGCTGCCTTCAGTGTTGCGGGGAGAGCTGCGGAGAACAAATCCACTGGGGTTATCACCTCCAGAGACTCACACCATGCATGGACCACCCCTGTGACACCAACCCCTGCagcctgggagtgttggtggccTTACACTatgccttttccttctgtttttggcCACCCTTGGAGGCCAGATCCCCAGCCTGCCACACCGCTGCCCAAGTAACCCATCTCCATCTCAGGCCATTTTATTTTGTGGTTTCTGGATGGGGGATCCTGCTATTGATCTTTGCATACAGTGCTGCAGGTTGCGAGTTGCACTGGCATTTGGGAAGAACCTGGGTGTTTTCTCTCATATTTTTTAAGTCACTGCAGCGTGAGGGTAGACCTGGCCTCTCTGTGAGCTGACTGCAACTCAAGGGAGATCAAAGACAACACCAGTGTCCGTAAACCCAAATGCCAGTGCCCTGCTGTGGGTCTCTGAGGGTACAGGCAGCTGGGGCAGTTCCCGAAGGGTGAAAGCTCCCTGGGACTGGGCTTTCCCCATCAGCCTTGCAACCTCCACGCTGAGGCTGGGGATGAGGTGCAGCCTTCCCTGAGGGCAGGAGTGACTCCCAGAGGGATGTGGCCAGTCTGGGATCAGGAGAGGaatgcagagctgtgctgctgtgtCTCAGCACCTCCTTGTGCCCTGCGGGATGGCTGGCTTTCCTCTGTGCTGCTCCTAATTGCCTGCTTTTCCCAGCAAGACAATGTCAGGAACAGAGCATCCTCACACCAAAGCGGTCTATTTGCTTCCCCACATACCTTGTCTGCGTGGCTGACCAGGACCCAGTTTGGTGGGGCTGCTTGTGGGCTGCTGAGGGTGAAAAGGGTTCCGTGTCCTGTGGTGGCAGTTTCACAGGGATGTGACTGTCCCCTGACCTCCCAGCACGGCCAGCAGGCTGAGATCTGAACGTCCATTAAGACAACTGAGAAGCTGCAGAGTGAGTTAGTTATAGAAGTAATTGttacattaaatatttctctctccACAGGCAGCCTTGGGGCCAGATGAAGTGTCCTTGGAGAGCTGATTGCACCGGCTAGTCCTGAGACTTCTATCTGTGAAAGCTCTGAAGGAACAAAAGAGAATTTTGCAGGCAGGAAAAGTAGTGAGAGATGAAAAAGATTTGTTCTCACTGCAGTGAATTACCCTGATCCCCCACACCAGGGGAGAAATAAAGATTCTTCTGCAAAACTGAGTTCACCTCTAGGGTGTTTTGGTACAAGGATTTAGCTGTGTGCTGGACAATTTGGACACATTTACGGTCTGAGAAAACCCCATTCCTAAAAATGTACGCCCTACAGCCCTTGGGGTTAGATGAGTCCTCTGCCAGTGGCTGCTGCGGGGGAGAAGCAATAAGGAAAGCCACCCAGACACCCCACTTTGGGTGTCCAGCTCCCTTTGGGGTGCCCAGCCCGGCACAGAAGGGCGTTTTGCCCCACCAAGTCCCTTTGCAGGGGGAGTCCCTTTGCGGGGGGAGCCCCTCTACCCGAGGAGGAGTTGGGGGGTCCTGCGGCCACCGTCTCTCGGAGGCACGGTGTTTGTCTCGGCGGAGAGCGGGAccgggctgccccctccccggggccgcgACAGAGCGGGCTGGGGGCGCCATgtgcggggccgggcgggagccgccccctcccactcccccccccggAGCTCCCCCCGCTCCACCGGCGGGAGGGAGAGCGCCGAGCCGCGCCGCCGGAGCCGCACCGAGCGGCCGCGGgctcccagccgacccggaggaGGTGAAGGGCACCCGGCTCCCGagcatcccccccgccccagcacccccggggctccccctGCATCCCCACCTGCACTCCCCGTGTAACCCCGGCCAGCTCTCCGTGCGCCCCTTTTCCCGTGCATCTCTGCTACGCTCTCGGCTGCACCCTCTGTCCACCCCCTTTTTCTGTTGCATCCCTGCTGCGCTCCCCGGCGTGCTCTCCCTGCACCCCTTTTCCCGTGTAATCCCTGTTATACCCCCCGCTGCACTCTCTGTGGCCCCCCCTTTCCCATACATCTCCCCCGGCACTCTCCGTGCACCTCCCCGGTGCATTCTCTGCGCACTCTCCCCCCTGTCCATCCCCGCTGCACGTTCCGTGCGCTCCCGGCCATGAACGGCTCAGCGATGGGCTCCGAGACGGGCTGGCAGCCCGAGTCGGTCATCATCCCGCTGGTGTACCTCATCATCTTCCTCGTGGGCACAGTGGGCAACTGCCTGGTCCTGGCCGTGCTGCTGCGCAACGGCCAGGTGAAGAACACCACCAACCTCTTCATCCTCAACCTGGGGGTGGCCGACCTCTGCTTCATCCTCTTCTGCGTCCCCTTCCAAGCCACCATCTACACCCTGGAGGGCTGGGTGTTCGGGCCCTTCATGTGCAAGGCCGTCCACTTCTTCATCTACCTCACCATGTATGCCAGCAGCTTCACCCTGGCCACCGTATCCCTCGACAGGTAGGAAAGAGAATGGGGGGGCTCCCTGCACCTCCCCCTCCTGTGGATTCCTccccaggcaggagaggggacagaaTTCCCTGAAGCCAAACCTGTGACCTCCCAGGGCTTGCAGGGGAATCCAAGAGCATTTCCCAGTTTGTGTGTGCAAGGATATGCGACCACCCAGGATGGGGTCCAGCAGAGAGGGCTGGATTGGGACCTTGTCCCCACTGCCCAGCTGGAGGAAGCTTTCAGACCCCAAAGCTGTAGGACTGGGGTTTATCCTCAGGCTCTGGCAGCTGAAGGGGGAGATAGAAAACCATTGAGAAACAAAACTGGGTCCCTGCACAGCCAGGGCTGTTCCCGGGATGCATGGAGAGAGCCCCTGCCCTCCCAACAGCCCACGGCGAAGCAGAAGACACTGGAATGTTTTAACTGGGACGCTGCTTTTCCCACCCTCCCATTTTATTAGCAAAACCCCTCTTTCTGTCCCAGAGCTGTCCCTTGTCCCAGTGACTGTCCCAGCCTGGCCCAGGGGGGGTTTTAGCAGGGGAGTTCTGTAAAAGGCAGCCTGTTGCTCTTGCCTGTGCTTCACCCCCTGCTCGCTCAGCCCCCGGCTCCACAAGGGCTGGTAAGTTACTAACCCGCAGCAAGCGAGAGACGGGGAGCTCCTGGCGCTGCTCCACTCGGTGCTCGAAACCCTTGAGACAGTGGGATGTGAAAAGTCCCCGTGAAAGTCCCCTGGGAAGAGCCATGACAgccccagagcagggctggatGGATCCTGCCCTCCCAGCGCCGCGCTGGCTGCCAGGACAGTCCTCCCTCGCCCCCCAGGAGCTAAACCAGACCCAGAGTCTGCCTCTCCTCCTGCATCCCATAGAGCTGGGAGGAACGGAGGTGTCGGGCAAGCAGGGCCTTGCATGAACTCCTAGATCTGGGTGTAATTAAGGGACCAGTTAATTGCAGAACTCAAAATGCGTGACATGCTTTCCCTTGTGCCAGTGTGAGGAACGCGGTGTTTGGGGATCCTGGGGACTTGCTTCTGCCTTCATATCCTCACTGCCACTATCGCTTGTGCCAGACATTGATGATCAAGTGAGAATCTGCTGGGTTAGGGAGAGGGACAGAAGGGGACTATCCCTGTCTTCCCCCCAGGCACTGCTGGGAGCTAAGAGGGTGACGGGAGGGGGTTAGGGGAAGAGGATCCTCCTCATCCGACTGGGATCCTTAGAAGCACCAGGGAATCAGTTGTAGGAATTGTTGTCCTGGAAAGCTCAAATCCAGCACCACTTTCACCCTCTCTCCAACCTGCTCATGGAGCAGCTCTCCATGCCCTTTCCAGGGCTGTAATCatgtccttttccctttcccatgcAGGTATTTGGCTATAAGATATCCCCTGCACTCGAGGGACCTACGGACACCCAAGAATGCGCTCACAGCCATCTGCTTCATCTGGGGACTCTCCTTCATCTTCTCAGGCCCTTACCTCAGCTACTACCAAGAGTTCCAGTTGGCCAACCTTACCGTCTGCCACCCCATCTGGGAGATCTCCCAGCGCAAAGTCATGGACATCTGCACCTTCATCTTCAGCTACATCATCCCAGTGCTGATCCTGAGCCTCACTTACGTGCGGACTATTCGCTACCTGTGGAGGTCTGTGGACCCTCTCCAAGACATGTCAGAGTCCAAGAAGGCCAAGCGGAAGGTCACCAGAATGATCATCATTGTAGCCGTCCTGTTCTGCCTCTGTTGG includes the following:
- the GALR2 gene encoding galanin receptor type 2; translation: MNGSAMGSETGWQPESVIIPLVYLIIFLVGTVGNCLVLAVLLRNGQVKNTTNLFILNLGVADLCFILFCVPFQATIYTLEGWVFGPFMCKAVHFFIYLTMYASSFTLATVSLDRYLAIRYPLHSRDLRTPKNALTAICFIWGLSFIFSGPYLSYYQEFQLANLTVCHPIWEISQRKVMDICTFIFSYIIPVLILSLTYVRTIRYLWRSVDPLQDMSESKKAKRKVTRMIIIVAVLFCLCWLPHHLVILCVWFGYFPLNHATYVLRILSHLLSYANSCVNPIVYALASKHFRKGFKKIFICLLHKKAANKVHVAQVMNTVSMLEAELSEVTHISEALPGRSSGHCKVPAQPWGEAELVGHQQKVDGSFITFNVT